The genomic DNA AAATGCGGATCAGGAGGGAAGGTTTTAATTTTAATTCGTGCTTCATGTGAAAGCGTTCGCCTCCCCTCATCTTTCGGGAGGAAGTTTTGTTGGCAATGCAGATTGGCACTTCGACGCGGTACGACTTGGCTGCATGAAATCCAGTAGCGTCAATCTGCTGTTACGATTCCCGTGGAGCTTTGATGTCAATGCCGTACTTTGGTGAAATATCGAGCAGACGCTGTTTGTCTTCTTCTGTAACGGTCGCAGAATCAAGTGATGTGTCCGTGGCGGTTCGACCTGCTTCGAGGAAGAAATCGTCAAGCCCGGCGGGTGTGGCCAGGATTAACATTCGACCAACACTCTCTCCAATGTTTCTAAAGGAATGCAGCGACTCTTTGGCGAGAGTCACCCAGTCGCCGGTATTTGCGGTCAGCACTTCGTCATCGACGTGCACTTCGAACTCTCCTTCGATGACGTAGAAAGCTTCATCTTCACGATGGTGTACATGAGGTGGCGGACCCGAACCGGGAGGGACCGAAACCTCGATCTGCGTGAAGGCGCCTCCTGTCTCCGCGCCACTTGCCTTGATCGTGTACAAGTCGCCGACGACCCAAACCGATGGTCCTTCACCGGAACGTTTCAATGCATTTTCCACGATGACTTCTCCTTTAGGTTGAGAGAGGGATCGGAAGTCGCTGAGGTTCTTGAATCAGGACAAGGGCATCTTTCGAATTGGTGTTCAGGTTCTGCCTCGTGTTCTGCGTCGTGGCGAACAGTATTTTCCATAAAGATATGCGTTCTTCGCGGGAAAACGGTAGACTGGAACCAGTCCGCAAACCTCTGGAACAACTACTTTTCTCAACATTTGAGAGAGCAAATTCAAGTTTCAGAATCAGTTCTAAATTGTCCAGGTTGTTACGTATGGTTGCAAGTGCTACGTGGCTCGGTCACTTTGAATGACGAGGCTTTAAAACGAGTGACGGGGCAGCGATCAGCGACGAAACAGAATTGACCATTACGGCGAATTCCGATGCTGAAATGATGTTGTTCAATTTGACGTAGAAGCACAGTGATCAGAGTAGTTCGTAAGACCTCGTCAGTTGAACGAATATGTGCTCAAGTAACTCTCCGGAGGAGTTTTCGAACATGAGAAAATGCGATCCTGTCACAGGTGCCTGTCCTGTTCCCGATCTGAACAATACCCTTGATCCCGATACTTCGAGTACGTCGCTTGAACGTACGCCCCCAGGTTGGAGCGTACATTATGTCGGCGATCCGATGTGCTCATGGTGCTGGGGCATCTCGCCCACTGTTAGTGAAATAGCGGCTTTCTGTAAGGCGGAAGGTCTTGAATTCTCGGTAACAATGGGTGGCTTGCGAGCAGGCGGCGGTGACGAGTGGAACGCGGAGTTTAAGGACTTTCTACGCAACGAGTGGCGCAGAATAGCCCAAGTCACCGGGCAGCCCTTCGGTTTCACCCTGCTGGAGGCGCCGCATTTTGACTACGACACCGAACCCGCCTGTCGCGCCGTGGCGACCGTTAAGCTGCTCCAGTCCCGGAACCATCTTCCAGGTTCGATTACGTTGAAATTCTTCTCGGCGGTCCAGCATAAGTTCTATGTGGAGGGGGAAGACCCCAAGGAGGCAGGTTACTACGCGAGCATCTGCGAGTCGCTGGCGTTGGATTTCGAAGAGTTCCGCACCCTGTTCGATTCACCTGAAGCCCTGCAGGCAGTTCAAGAGGAATTCGCTCGCTGTCAGCAGTGGCGAGTTCGCTCTTTCCCAACGTTGCTGTTGGAGCACGAGGGCAAGATACAACCGCTTGCCGAAGGCTACGCCACCACAGAGCAAATACTCTCTCGACTGCGGCAATCGATCACCGTTTGAGTCGATTGAAGAAATTTCTTAAGCGTCATCAACCTCGAAACGGAGTTGCGATATACTTACCAAGACGCCCCGAACCTGACTTTTACAAATCGCATCAACCACTCAGGAGATCCGATATGCCAGAACCGACCATCGCCGCCAAAGAGCCAGTCAAAGTGGAACTCGAAAAAGGCAAGGAGTACTACTGGTGTACCTGTGGGGAGTCCGCGAGTCAGCCCTTTTGTGATGGTTCTCATCGAGGTACCTCTTTCACCCCCAAGGCGTTCGTGGCTGAGGAAGACGGTGAGGCGTATCTATGTCAGTGCAAACACACAAACAATGCCCCGTTTTGCGATGGGACGCATTCGAAACTTGATGACTCTGCAAGTTCAGATGATACGTCCGAAGACAATGATGCCAGCAACGGCATGCCTGAACCCTCGCCGACCGCGGAAGAGCCGCAGGTTGTAGAAATTCACAATCTGGCGAAATACGGTCTGAGCAAAACTGGTCATCACGGGCCTCTTGATGCGATGGGTGTCCCGCGGGATCAACTGCCGCATTGGGACGATATCCAAATCCTGACCGCGCAGTTTGCCAAACGGCCTCAAGCTGATGATGCCGATGTGGAAACCGAGTTGGTCATCGGCCCAAATGCCAGGAAACCGCTGAAGTTAAAAATCCCGCTAATTGTTTCCGACATGAGTTTCGGCGCTCTTTCTGAGGAAGCCAAGACAGCCATGGCCCGAGGAGCCGAATTGGCTGGCACGGGTATTTGCTCGGGCGAAGGAGGCATGTTACCTGAAGAGCAGCAAGAAAACTCTCGCTACTTCTACGAACTTGCTTCAGCCAAGTTTGGCTTCGAAGAATCGCTGTTAACGAGGGTTCAGGCCTTTCACTTCAAGGGAGGCCAAGGTGCCAAGACCGGGACCGGCGGGCATTTACCTGGCAACAAAGTTGTGGGTAAGATCGCAAAGGTTCGCAACTTGGAAGAGGGAACTCCGGCCGTTTCTCCTTCACGTTTTGAAGATCTGATATCCGTTGACGACTTTCGGTCATTTGCCGACAACGTAAGGTCCATGACCGGTGGAATCCCCATCGGCATGAAATTGTCGGCAAATCACATTGAGAAGGATATCGGCTTTGCTCTTGATGTCGGTGTCGACTACATCATTCTGGATGGTCGTGGAGGCGGAACCGGAGCTGCTCCGTTACTTTTCCGGAACCACATCTCGGTGCCCACGCTACCCGCTCTTGCCAGAGCCCGCCACTTTCTGGATCGTCAGGGAGCCAATCATGTCACTCTTATTGTCACCGGTGGATTGCGCGTTGCCCCAGATTTCGTGAAGGCACTCTGTTTGGGGGCCGATGGCATCGCTTTGGCGAACTCAGCGATGCAGTCGATCGGTTGCGTCGGCGCCCGCATGTGTCACACCAATAACTGTCCTGCTGGAGTGGCGACGCAGAAACCGGAACTGAGGGCACGCCTCAAAATTCAGGAAGGGGCAGAACGTCTTCACCGTTACTTTGATTCGTCAGTCGAACTGATGAAAGTGCTCGCTCGAGGGTGTGGGTACAATCAGCTGAGCCAGTTCAATAAAGACGACATTACAAGCTGGAAAAAGGAAATCGCTGATTTGACTGGGATTCAATATGCTGGCTTCGACTCTAACCGCTGATCGTCGGAAAACATCCAATAATGAATCACATCATGGAAAAGAAGAACGGTTTCACCCGCCTTCACGCACTGCTTGTCGATGATGACGAACTGGCGCAGGTGTGCCGCGATCTGCCAGAATCAGCATGCAGTGTGCAGCCGCATAACTACGGCGTGCACATCGTTTCGCTGAGCCTCACGAAAATCGGAGAAGGACTGGCCGATCCCAAACTCGTACTCGCTTGGTTGCTTGATGCCATCGGGACACCAACCTGGGCACTTGGCCTGCTGGTGCCGGTGCGTGAATCGCTGGCGATGCTGCCGCAGTTGGCGATCTCGGCACGCATTCGGAGCCTCCCCATCCGCAAGACCGTTTATGTGTCAGGCTGTGTTGTCCAGGGCGCCGCGATCATCAGCTTCGGTCTGTTGGGATGGTTTGCGCAGATGTTTTCCAGCGGTGTTTCGGGCATCATTGCTGTCCTGCTGATCGCGGTCTTCGCACTTGGTCGCAGCCTCTGCTCGATCAGCCACAAGGACTTGCTCGGCAAAACTGTGGATATGGGCCGGAGAGGCTCGGTCAGCGGTACGACGGGGACCATCGCCGCAATGGCAACGCTGTTGCTGGCTGTCAGCTATTCGTTCGGCTGGATTCCGCTCACGGTGCCAGTCGTCGCCTGGATGGTTGCGCTCGGCGGGGCTTGTTGGTTACTGGCTGCTTTCGTCTTCAGCTTGCTTCGCGAAGAACCCGGTGCGACCGAAGGTGGCATTGATGGTCTGGCAGCGGTTGTCGCGCAACTCAGCCTGCTGCGCCGCGACGCACAATTGCGCCGACTCATCATTACGCGTACATTATTATTGTCGACGGCATTGGCGCCGCCGTTCTATATCGCACTCAGCGGGGATCGTGCAGTCAGCGGTCTCGGCACGCTGGGCTCGTTCATGATCGCGTCGGCGGCAGCGAGTCTATCCAGCGCCTACATTTGGGGGCGGGTTTCCGACAGGTCCAGCCGCCTTGTGCTGATGCTCGCGGCGACGCTCGCTGTGGTGGCGAACGGGCTCGCTGCGTTCATTGCTCTGGCGATGCCAAGCGTGTTGCAAGAGGCGTCATTGCTGCCGGTACTGTTGTTCGTTCTCATGATCGCGCATCAGGGCGTGCGACTCGGGCGATCAGTACACGTCGTCGATATGGCAGACCGCGACAACCGCGCAACGTATACCGCGCTCAGCAATTCAGTGGTTGGGCTGATCTTACTCGCCGGTGGTGTCTTCGGCGTCATCGCGCAGTGGCTCGGCATTGGCGCTGTCTTGTTGATCTTCACTTCGATGGCAGCCATGGCGATCTTCGCGGCAGCCGGATTAGACGACGTTCAGGCCACGTAGAACAGTTCGCTCTACCGTGTGCCCATGGAGAACGTGTTTCACTGGAACTGATCCTGAATCAGAATTTGCTCCAGCCTGTCCTTTATGCATCCAGTCAATGGTCAGTCGTTGCAGCGAATTCGCCGAGTACTCTATGAATCCGGTTGCCCAGCAGGGACCTCACTTCTGCAGTCTGGCCAGTCCATAGCTCCGGTAGCTGAGAACCGTAGGAGGCAGATGTTCCGGACAGCGTCGACACGTTCTGGTTCCGCGTCGTCTTTCTCAGCCGACGAGAACCGAGGCCATGACATCGTTCAGAGACAGTTGGGGGTGAAACGGCTGCTCTTATTTAGAGACTGGAAACGAATCCTCACCAACGCGGACAGCAAGCTTTCCAAAGTTTTTACCTTCGAGCAAACCGATGAATGCTTCCGGAGCTTGTTCGAGTCCGTCAACAAGATCTTCGATGTACTTCACTTGACCTTCATCGACCCAAGGCGTCATGTCAGCGAGGAACTCTCCGTAGCGAGAACCGTAGTCATCAAAGATAATGAAGCCTTGTGCCTTAATTCGGCGAACCAGAAATGTCTGCATTAGCAGTGGTAATCGGTCTGGGCCTGCGGGGAGTTCGGTGTCGTTGTAGTGAGCGATCAACCCGCAAACTGGGATTCGAGCTTTCACGTTCAATAATGGAAGAACTGCGTCAAACACTTTTCCACCAACACTTTCAAAGTACACATCGATACCATTGGGACACGCACCGGCAAGCTGCTGATCAAAATCGGTCGCGCGATGATCCAGGCATGCGTCAAAGCCAAACGTATCGACTCCCACTTTGCACTTCTTTGAGCCGCCTGCGACTCCCACAACATGGCAACCTTTGAGTTTGGCGATTTGCCCAACAACGGAGCCGACCGCGCCAGTCGCAGCGGCAACCACCACCGTCTCACCTGGTTTGGGGTGACCAATATCAAGTAGCCCCATGTAGGCTGTGAAACCTGGCATCCCAAGGACTCCCAATGACCGAGACGGATGTTCGAGTTGCTTTCCCAACGGAATCAATTCTTGCCCATTGGATACCGCATAGTCCTGCCAGCCTGAGTTGGCCAGTACCCAGTCCCCTGGATCGAAGTCGGGGTGCAGCGACTGTTCAACTCGACAAACCGCACCACCAACCATCACCTCGCCAACTTCGACTGGAGGAGCGTAAGAAGGTGCGTCACTCATGCGACCACGCATGTAAGGATCAAGCGACAAATAAACCGTTCTCAGTAATAGCTGCCCGTCGGCTGGCTCTGGCAACGCCGTAGTTTCCAATCGAAAGTTATCGGGCACAGGAGCCCCATGTGGCCGAGAGTTTAGAACGATCCGTCGGTTCGTTTCAGATAATTGAGGCACGACGATTTCCTTGATTTATAGAGCGGGTGTCTAGAAACGGTCCGGCAACCTCTTGGAATAATCGCTTTCGTCAGAGTTCCGGAGAGCGAAATCAGGTTTTAGGATCAAATCTAAATGGTACTGGGGCCAATACGACTTGAAGTCGCATTCGTCAACTTAGCTTGCTACGGATGATAATTTCGGATTGCAGGGTGCGGTGGACGGGGCAGCGGTCGGCGATTTCCACAAGGCGAGTGCGTTGAGCGTCATCAAGTTCACCACGCAATTCGATCGTCTTTTCAATACAGTCAATTCGACCGTCTTTAGTTTCACAGTTTTCGCAATCCTCCGCGTGGATACGTGTATGTTCGAGCGACACCTTGACTTGCTTCAAAGGAATTCCCTTGCGATCAGCATACATTCGCAATGTCATTGTAGTACAGGCCCCCAGTCCGGCCAGCAGATACTGGTACGGCCCTGGACCAAGGTCGTCGCCTCCAGCGCCCACCGGTTGATCGGCAAGCAGCTTATGCCGACCAACCGTCACTTGGTTTGTAAATTTTCCGGTTACGGTTTCGGAAACAACAACACGATTCTCGGATGAATCGTTGATCGAATCGCGAGTCTCCTCCGGTAAATACCGTCCCGCCCAGGCGGTCAATACGTCTGCCACGTATTGCGAGTCAGGACGCCGAGTCAGTAAATGATCGGCATCATCCAACGATACAAAACTCTTGGGATGCTTTGCAGCCTCATATATACTCGCCGCATTGTCGATTCCCACCACGTTATCAAATGGAGCATGGAACACGATCAAAGCGCGGCGAAGGGAACCAATTTTGTCAGTCATTGCGTGAGCATTCAGGTCTTCGAGGAATTGCCGCTGGATCGTGAACTTGCGGCCCGCCAGATTGACCTCCGCCTCTCCAGCTTGCTCAATTTCATCGCGTTGTTCATCGAATAAGTGGGAAACATGTTCTGGGTCGAACGGGGCTCCGATTGTTGCCACACCGACCACTTCGTCAATCTCTCCGGCTGCCGCCAGCACGGCGGCGCCTCCGAGGCTGTGACCGATCAGAAGTGAAGGTGGTGAGTGATGTTCTCGGAGCCAATCTGCAGCCTTGATCAGATCTTGGATATTGGATGAGAAGTTCGTGTTGGCAAATTCGCCTTCACTATGTCCCAGGCCGGTGAAATCAAATCGCAGCACGGCGATCCCTTTGGCGGAGAGTGCCTCAGCAATGCGGGTCGCTGCGTGAATGTCTTTGGAACATGTGAAGCAGTGAGCGAAGATGGCGAAAGCACGTGGTTGCATCACGGGCATATCAAGCCTTGCCGCCAGTATGGAACCTTGAGATCCTTCGAATTCAATTTTACTGTTCAACATTTTTTACCATTCATTTTGAGAAATCAGAGATCAGCAATTCCCCGCTGCATCAGGGGGCATCCGAGCGACCTTCATCGTCATCACGAGCGAACATGCGGCGGAGTGACAGGGACTGTTTCCGTCGCAGGAAAATCACCATAGTGCAGCAGATCCAGACAGCAATTGCCATGAGTCCGCCCGCTCCCGCGTC from Thalassoglobus polymorphus includes the following:
- a CDS encoding bifunctional alpha/beta hydrolase/OsmC family protein, whose translation is MLNSKIEFEGSQGSILAARLDMPVMQPRAFAIFAHCFTCSKDIHAATRIAEALSAKGIAVLRFDFTGLGHSEGEFANTNFSSNIQDLIKAADWLREHHSPPSLLIGHSLGGAAVLAAAGEIDEVVGVATIGAPFDPEHVSHLFDEQRDEIEQAGEAEVNLAGRKFTIQRQFLEDLNAHAMTDKIGSLRRALIVFHAPFDNVVGIDNAASIYEAAKHPKSFVSLDDADHLLTRRPDSQYVADVLTAWAGRYLPEETRDSINDSSENRVVVSETVTGKFTNQVTVGRHKLLADQPVGAGGDDLGPGPYQYLLAGLGACTTMTLRMYADRKGIPLKQVKVSLEHTRIHAEDCENCETKDGRIDCIEKTIELRGELDDAQRTRLVEIADRCPVHRTLQSEIIIRSKLS
- a CDS encoding glutamate synthase-related protein — translated: MPEPTIAAKEPVKVELEKGKEYYWCTCGESASQPFCDGSHRGTSFTPKAFVAEEDGEAYLCQCKHTNNAPFCDGTHSKLDDSASSDDTSEDNDASNGMPEPSPTAEEPQVVEIHNLAKYGLSKTGHHGPLDAMGVPRDQLPHWDDIQILTAQFAKRPQADDADVETELVIGPNARKPLKLKIPLIVSDMSFGALSEEAKTAMARGAELAGTGICSGEGGMLPEEQQENSRYFYELASAKFGFEESLLTRVQAFHFKGGQGAKTGTGGHLPGNKVVGKIAKVRNLEEGTPAVSPSRFEDLISVDDFRSFADNVRSMTGGIPIGMKLSANHIEKDIGFALDVGVDYIILDGRGGGTGAAPLLFRNHISVPTLPALARARHFLDRQGANHVTLIVTGGLRVAPDFVKALCLGADGIALANSAMQSIGCVGARMCHTNNCPAGVATQKPELRARLKIQEGAERLHRYFDSSVELMKVLARGCGYNQLSQFNKDDITSWKKEIADLTGIQYAGFDSNR
- a CDS encoding DsbA family protein → MRKCDPVTGACPVPDLNNTLDPDTSSTSLERTPPGWSVHYVGDPMCSWCWGISPTVSEIAAFCKAEGLEFSVTMGGLRAGGGDEWNAEFKDFLRNEWRRIAQVTGQPFGFTLLEAPHFDYDTEPACRAVATVKLLQSRNHLPGSITLKFFSAVQHKFYVEGEDPKEAGYYASICESLALDFEEFRTLFDSPEALQAVQEEFARCQQWRVRSFPTLLLEHEGKIQPLAEGYATTEQILSRLRQSITV
- a CDS encoding NADP-dependent oxidoreductase, translated to MPQLSETNRRIVLNSRPHGAPVPDNFRLETTALPEPADGQLLLRTVYLSLDPYMRGRMSDAPSYAPPVEVGEVMVGGAVCRVEQSLHPDFDPGDWVLANSGWQDYAVSNGQELIPLGKQLEHPSRSLGVLGMPGFTAYMGLLDIGHPKPGETVVVAAATGAVGSVVGQIAKLKGCHVVGVAGGSKKCKVGVDTFGFDACLDHRATDFDQQLAGACPNGIDVYFESVGGKVFDAVLPLLNVKARIPVCGLIAHYNDTELPAGPDRLPLLMQTFLVRRIKAQGFIIFDDYGSRYGEFLADMTPWVDEGQVKYIEDLVDGLEQAPEAFIGLLEGKNFGKLAVRVGEDSFPVSK
- a CDS encoding cupin domain-containing protein, whose amino-acid sequence is MENALKRSGEGPSVWVVGDLYTIKASGAETGGAFTQIEVSVPPGSGPPPHVHHREDEAFYVIEGEFEVHVDDEVLTANTGDWVTLAKESLHSFRNIGESVGRMLILATPAGLDDFFLEAGRTATDTSLDSATVTEEDKQRLLDISPKYGIDIKAPRES
- a CDS encoding MFS transporter is translated as MEKKNGFTRLHALLVDDDELAQVCRDLPESACSVQPHNYGVHIVSLSLTKIGEGLADPKLVLAWLLDAIGTPTWALGLLVPVRESLAMLPQLAISARIRSLPIRKTVYVSGCVVQGAAIISFGLLGWFAQMFSSGVSGIIAVLLIAVFALGRSLCSISHKDLLGKTVDMGRRGSVSGTTGTIAAMATLLLAVSYSFGWIPLTVPVVAWMVALGGACWLLAAFVFSLLREEPGATEGGIDGLAAVVAQLSLLRRDAQLRRLIITRTLLLSTALAPPFYIALSGDRAVSGLGTLGSFMIASAAASLSSAYIWGRVSDRSSRLVLMLAATLAVVANGLAAFIALAMPSVLQEASLLPVLLFVLMIAHQGVRLGRSVHVVDMADRDNRATYTALSNSVVGLILLAGGVFGVIAQWLGIGAVLLIFTSMAAMAIFAAAGLDDVQAT